From the genome of Phytohabitans rumicis, one region includes:
- a CDS encoding sulfotransferase domain-containing protein translates to MRERVPAPVKRIVHFGSRSYGRITAPARMLPSFLICGGQRCGTTSLYRALSAHPVVLKAVLHKGVHYFDTSYHRGMAWYRGHFPLQRTAMKVEQRYGVPAQTFESSPYYMYHPHAVARIARDLPTVRLVVLVRDPVERAYSHHAHELARGFESEPSFAKVLALEPDRLRGQEERLLADPTYYSFAHQHHAYRARGEYARYLAEMAQRVGRERILVVESERFFTDPSSVYAEVLDFLDLPRSTPGLRPPQRPAPPRRDGRGRAP, encoded by the coding sequence ATGAGAGAGCGGGTTCCCGCCCCGGTCAAGCGGATCGTCCACTTCGGATCCCGCTCGTACGGCCGGATCACCGCGCCCGCCCGCATGCTGCCGTCGTTTCTGATCTGCGGCGGCCAGCGGTGCGGCACGACCTCGCTCTACCGGGCGCTCTCCGCGCACCCGGTGGTGCTCAAGGCCGTACTGCACAAGGGCGTGCACTACTTCGACACGTCGTACCACCGGGGAATGGCGTGGTATCGCGGCCACTTCCCGCTGCAGCGCACCGCCATGAAGGTCGAGCAGCGGTACGGCGTACCGGCGCAGACGTTCGAGTCCAGCCCGTACTATATGTACCACCCGCACGCGGTGGCCCGGATCGCCCGCGACCTGCCCACCGTACGGCTGGTGGTGCTGGTCCGCGACCCGGTCGAGCGGGCGTACTCCCACCACGCCCACGAGCTGGCGCGCGGCTTCGAGTCGGAGCCGTCGTTCGCCAAGGTCCTCGCGCTGGAGCCGGACCGGCTCCGCGGGCAGGAGGAGCGACTCCTCGCCGATCCGACGTACTACAGCTTCGCCCACCAGCACCACGCCTACCGGGCGCGCGGCGAGTACGCCCGGTACCTCGCCGAGATGGCCCAGCGGGTCGGCCGGGAGCGGATCCTGGTGGTGGAGAGCGAGCGCTTCTTCACCGACCCGTCCAGCGTCTACGCCGAGGTCCTCGACTTCCTCGACCTCCCCCGTTCGACCCCCGGTCTTCGCCCGCCACAACGCCCGGCCCCGCCCCGGCGCGATGGACGAGGCCGTGCGCCGTGA
- a CDS encoding phosphotransferase has translation MPVRTAPARLTAGDAALRAQYLQDVLRLLYPEPCTTAANGRAPLVTEYVVVPDARRPRLLVPTRSRRIAAAAVRRYAEPQSRIARLKRDAVVAALRTPGASAVLLRHRVRVRGPIRETIDGYLRTALDTDLSISVHIGPARANRKPVLQLIAPDGQTLGFAKMGTGPLTRRLVRAETTALSALSHVGLRGLTVPRVLHSGEWRGHQVLVQSPLPVWRPRAPLAPDRLGAAMREVARSCGISRSWFATSPYWAELRERLAAVSDRPEGAALGSAARALVDRTSDVDLRYGAWHGDWAPWNMASLADTLLVWDWERFTTGVPLGFDAVHYELQRRIQSTSDAEAAVEATLGVAPALLEPFEVTGDAARLTALLYLVDLAARYLADRQAEAGARLGVLGTWLLPVLVRRVEAL, from the coding sequence TTGCCCGTTAGAACCGCGCCCGCGCGGCTGACCGCGGGCGACGCGGCGCTGCGCGCCCAGTACCTGCAGGACGTGCTGCGGCTGCTCTATCCGGAGCCGTGCACGACCGCCGCCAACGGCCGCGCGCCGCTCGTCACCGAGTACGTCGTGGTGCCCGACGCGCGCCGGCCACGCCTGCTCGTGCCGACCCGGTCGCGCCGGATCGCCGCAGCCGCCGTCCGCCGGTACGCCGAGCCGCAGTCCCGGATCGCGCGCCTCAAGCGGGACGCGGTGGTCGCCGCGCTCCGCACGCCGGGCGCCTCGGCGGTGCTCCTGCGCCACCGGGTACGCGTCCGCGGGCCGATCCGCGAGACGATCGACGGCTATCTGCGTACGGCGCTGGACACCGACCTCTCCATCAGCGTCCACATCGGACCGGCTCGGGCCAACCGCAAGCCGGTCCTACAGCTGATCGCCCCGGACGGGCAGACGCTGGGCTTCGCCAAGATGGGCACCGGCCCGCTGACCCGCCGCCTGGTCCGGGCCGAGACCACCGCGCTCAGCGCCCTGTCCCACGTGGGCCTGCGCGGCCTGACCGTGCCCCGGGTGCTGCACTCCGGCGAGTGGCGCGGGCACCAGGTGCTCGTGCAGTCGCCGCTGCCGGTGTGGCGGCCCCGGGCGCCGCTGGCCCCGGACCGCCTCGGCGCCGCCATGCGCGAGGTGGCCCGCAGTTGCGGCATCTCCCGCAGCTGGTTCGCCACCAGCCCGTACTGGGCGGAGCTGCGCGAGCGCCTCGCCGCCGTGTCCGACCGCCCGGAGGGCGCCGCGCTCGGCTCGGCCGCCCGGGCGCTGGTGGACCGCACCAGCGACGTGGACCTGCGGTACGGCGCCTGGCACGGCGACTGGGCCCCGTGGAACATGGCCTCGCTCGCCGACACCCTGCTGGTGTGGGACTGGGAGCGGTTCACCACCGGGGTGCCGCTGGGCTTCGACGCGGTGCACTACGAGCTACAGCGCCGCATCCAGTCCACATCGGACGCCGAGGCGGCCGTGGAGGCGACGCTCGGCGTGGCACCGGCGCTGCTGGAGCCGTTCGAGGTGACCGGGGACGCGGCCCGCCTGACCGCGCTGCTGTACCTGGTCGACCTCGCCGCCCGCTACCTCGCCGACCGGCAGGCCGAGGCCGGCGCCCGGCTGGGCGTGCTCGGCACCTGGCTCCTGCCGGTCCTCGTCCGCCGCGTGGAGGCGCTATGA
- a CDS encoding lipopolysaccharide biosynthesis protein, which produces MATGAFVLAGGVVKLGTQTGLVYWLARLRAQKRTHLLGACLRIGLTPVAVAATALAVVLWFAAPAPLDTLGLFLPLAAFSDAALAATRGYRLIGPTVRLDRILRPAMQLTAVAALAIGGVRSPMAYAVAWAAPYLPVALLAAYALRQAYESGPVPLAARRPGQKTYLALRAGFWRFTGPRAVASVAQLALQRVDVLLVAGLGGLAAAATYAVASRFVVLGQFANQGITQSVQPRLAEALATGDRRTANALYQTATGWLVLLTWPLHLTVNTYAPLYLGLFGDHYRHAGPIVVVLASAMLVATGCGMVDVVLSMAGRTRWNLANVLAALAAMVLVDLALIPRYGALGAAIGLAVAVLLNNIVPLIQVGRAVGLHPFGPGTVAAAALAFTCFGVLPQLLVPAAGPVAAAVLCAAAYAFGAYRLRRTLALVGLRTPR; this is translated from the coding sequence GTGGCTACCGGAGCTTTTGTGCTGGCCGGCGGGGTCGTCAAGCTGGGCACGCAGACGGGACTGGTGTACTGGCTGGCACGGTTGCGGGCGCAGAAGCGGACCCACCTGCTGGGCGCCTGCCTGCGGATCGGGCTGACCCCGGTCGCCGTCGCGGCCACCGCGCTCGCCGTCGTGCTGTGGTTCGCCGCGCCGGCACCGCTGGACACGCTCGGGCTCTTCCTGCCGCTGGCCGCCTTCTCCGACGCCGCGCTCGCCGCCACCCGCGGCTACCGGCTGATCGGACCGACCGTGCGCCTCGACCGGATCCTCCGGCCGGCGATGCAGCTCACCGCGGTCGCGGCACTGGCCATCGGCGGGGTGCGGTCCCCGATGGCGTACGCGGTGGCCTGGGCGGCGCCGTACCTCCCGGTCGCCCTGCTCGCCGCGTACGCGCTGCGCCAGGCGTACGAGTCGGGGCCGGTCCCGCTGGCGGCCCGCCGGCCCGGGCAGAAGACGTACCTGGCGCTGCGGGCGGGGTTCTGGCGGTTCACCGGGCCGCGCGCCGTCGCCAGCGTCGCCCAGCTCGCCCTCCAGCGGGTCGACGTGCTGCTCGTGGCCGGCCTCGGCGGGCTCGCGGCGGCCGCCACGTACGCGGTGGCGAGCCGGTTCGTGGTGCTCGGGCAGTTCGCCAACCAGGGCATCACGCAGAGCGTCCAGCCCCGGCTGGCCGAGGCGCTGGCCACCGGGGACCGGCGTACCGCCAACGCCCTCTACCAGACCGCGACCGGCTGGCTGGTGCTGCTCACCTGGCCGCTCCACCTGACGGTCAACACGTACGCGCCGCTGTACCTCGGGCTCTTCGGCGACCACTACCGCCACGCCGGCCCGATCGTCGTCGTGCTGGCCAGCGCGATGCTGGTGGCCACCGGGTGCGGCATGGTCGACGTGGTGCTGTCGATGGCCGGCCGCACCCGCTGGAACCTCGCCAACGTCCTCGCCGCGCTCGCGGCCATGGTGCTCGTGGACCTGGCGCTCATCCCCCGCTACGGCGCGCTCGGGGCGGCCATCGGCCTGGCCGTCGCCGTGCTGCTCAACAACATCGTGCCGCTCATCCAGGTGGGCCGGGCCGTCGGACTGCACCCCTTCGGACCGGGCACCGTGGCCGCCGCCGCGCTGGCGTTCACGTGCTTCGGCGTACTCCCGCA